From a single Miscanthus floridulus cultivar M001 chromosome 8, ASM1932011v1, whole genome shotgun sequence genomic region:
- the LOC136477918 gene encoding protein PHOTOPERIOD-INDEPENDENT EARLY FLOWERING 1-like isoform X2 yields the protein MASKGPRSKLDHETRARRQKALEAPREPRRPKVHWDHVLAEMVWLAKEFDSERKWKLSMAKKIAQRANKSIVDQATKGERKQKEEEHRMRKVALNMSKDVKKFWIKIEKLVFYKHQLEVEERKKKALDKQLDFLLGQTERYSTMLAENLVDMPYSQNLENGTSQINQPSHQEEVAEENINAAIPDDLDNMEVDDDYESSLDEEPEDDEQTIDVDEAQITEAERNEELAALEAEADLPLDVILKMYTKTKVQYVSVSRESSPDSNDMLSNLGSKNLIVDSSNQANGCDHEPAHSSSDDGNSSEEVDDGQSYAEFVKKSHGKSNGNISSINDQEDEDYIAAEEVKDDETTLSEEEELAKKEDPDHLEEIKLLQKESEIPLEELLAMYRKDGCADHETAELENSPHFIEEVNTDMSLDDQSVNILEAKSDIFVDHLSRDVLETEHKALQSEIDVVETEQEALQSEIASEPCAQQNFVEENNLTDVKAVHGDKSDDVIADAAAAARSAQPTGNTFLTTKVRTKFPFLLKHSLREYQHIGLDWLVAMYEKRLNGILADEMGLGKTIMTISLLAHLACEKGIWGPHLIVVPTSVMLNWETEFLKWCPAFKILTYFGSAKERKQKRQGWMKPNYFHVCITTYRLVIQDSKVFKRKKWKYLILDEAHLIKNWKSQRWQTLLNFNSKRRILLTGTPLQNDLMELWSLMHFLMPHVFQSHQEFKDWFCNPISGMVEGQDKVNKEVIDRLHNVLRPFILRRLKRDVEKQLPRKHEHVIYCRLSRRQRNLYEDFIATSETQATLASGNYFGMISIIMQLRKVCNHPDLFEGRPIISSFDMAGINMQLSYSVCMLLDKSPFSQVDLSDMNFVFTQNEFSMSSWEADEVISAFPSSITSRNCDLDIFCSNKDHQGSNLTNIFEDIQKALQEERIKESRERAASIAWWNRVRCQKRPVYGTNTRHVLTVNHPVSNILDKRNNPLCHMDYSSSLADLVLPSVERFQKMLDVVESFTFAIPAARAPPPVCWCSKGKPPVFIDPEYREKCMNKFSPTLSPIRSAIVRRQVYFPDRRLIQFDCGKLQELAILLRRLKLEGHRALIFTQMTKMLDVLEEFINLYGYTYLRLDGSTPPEERQTLMQRFNTNPKFFLFILSTRSGGVGINLVGADTVIFYDSDWNPAMDLQAQDRCHRIGQTREVHIYRLISESTIEENILKKANQKRALDDLVIQRGSYNTEFFKKLDPMEFFSGHTSLHAEDQEKNCSTTAGASNDVDLALSNADVEAAIRQAEDEVDYMALKKLEEEEAVDNQEFSEEVAGRPEEDELVNEEDGKPDEHINEEHKYNSSDVEKEKHITLSTKRLNDEKALTLAVGDEDTDILADVKQMAAAAAAAGQASSSFENQLRPIDRYAMRFMELWDPVIDKAAVNHQVNVEEEEWELDRIEKLKEDLEAEIDEDQEPLSYESWDVDFATTAYRQHVEALTQKQLLEEQERQAQEAAKELEEKNDNMSHRRKSKKNKKKTGKFKSLKRVRLSSESEVVLEETSVDTMSIDDNAPSPELISDESPHHYSNKRKKIMSATEEDSNSRSLKKFKKTTKSSFISEALSPRLKEDLNDSDPKSMARTKSDGRISIPCMPVKRVIVIKPERLKRKGIWSRDCASDSWTSEEDAVLCGTVHEYGPLWELASDFLHSLPGGSYRGRYHHPVHCCERYRELFCKHAISATDNSNSEKVPSGTGKAILRVSEDQAQMLVNVTSELPNNELLLQKHFMAVISSVWRSKCRRDPCCFMNTYSTALHMFSPVKKPGGSSENWPMVNFRPSFNLVRKALADAQAKSTLMVIPPPSRNQEYRRNYLELELDFLKHQHAYEEDFPSVINVSILEPEPSKQAPEPVEQSLLSGLSCRQAENRLRIASEACYDGDSSHWASSAFHVNDATRHKSGSKSIGKHKAASESGRPTKSKVQKITESHQEGPTVMSNFLRMPAQLLPSTADFHISDSLSEFGISDSEFHYSEDLLQEVDDLEFFPDQGDSGLLPGIEELEPLSDFTDIG from the exons ATGGCATCAAAAGGTCCCCGGTCAAAGCTAGACCATGAGACAAGAGCTAGGCGTCAAAAG GCTCTTGAAGCTCCAAGGGAGCCTCGACGGCCAAAAGTTCACTGGGACCATGTCCTTGCTGAGATGGTGTGGCTGGCAAAG GAGTTTGATTCTGAGAGAAAATGGAAGTTGTCCATGGCCAAAAAGATTGCTCAAAGAGCAAATAAGAGCATAGTTGACCAAGCAACAAAGGGCGAGAGAAAACAGAAG GAGGAAGAACACAGAATGCGAAAAGTTGCCCTTAATATGTCAAAGGATGTGAAGAAGTTCTGGATTAAAATAGAAAAGCTG GTATTTTATAAGCATCAACTGGAGGTTGaggagagaaagaagaaggcacttgatAAGCAACTTGATTTCCTTTTAGGTCAGACTGAAAG GTATTCGACAATGTTGGCGGAAAACCTTGTGGACATGCCCTATTCCCAAAACCTAGAAAACGGGACTTCGCAGATAAACCAACCATCCCATCAAGAAGAAGTAGCAGAAGAGAACATAAATGCAGCCATTCctgatgatcttg ATAATATGGAAGTCGATGATGATTATGAGAGCTCCTTGGATGAAGAGCCA GAAGATGATGAGCAGACAATCGATGTGGATGAAGCTCAGATCACCGAAGCTGAGCGGAATGAAGAACTAGCTGCTTTAGAGGCAGAAGCTGACCTACCACTGGATGTTATTCTCAAGATGTATACCAAAACCAAAG TTCAATATGTCTCAGTTAGCAGGGAAAGCAGTCCAGACAGCAACGACATGTTAAGTAACTTAGGTTCGAAGAATTTGATTGTAG ATTCTTCGAACCAGGCTAATGGCTGTGATCATGAACCTGCTCACTCTTCAAGTGACGATGGCAATTCTTCTGAGGAagtggatgatggtcaatcttatGCTGAGTTTGTGAAGAAAAGTCAT GGTAAAAGTAACGGAAATATTTCTTCTATCAATGATCAG GAGGACGAAGATTACATTGCTGCTGAAGAAGTAAAG GATGACGAAACAACTTTGTCTGAAGAGGAAGAATTGGCAAAGAAAGAAGATCCTGATCATCTGGAAGAG ATTAAGTTACTGCAGAAGGAGAGTGAGATACCACTAGAAGAACTTCTCGCGATGTACCGAAAG GATGGCTGTGCAGATCATGAAACAGCGGAGTTGGAGAATTCACCCCATTTTATTGAAGAGGTCAATACTGACATGTCTTTGGATGATCAATCTGTGAACATTTTGGAAGCGAAAAGTGATATATTTGTGGATCACCTATCCAGGGATGTGCTGGAAACTGAGCACAAGGCTCTACAATCAGAAATCGACGTGGTGGAAACTGAGCAGGAGGCTCTACAATCAGAAATCgcatcagagccttgtgctcaacAAAATTTTGTGGAAGAGAATAATCTCACTGATGTTAAGGCAGTCCATGGAGATAAGAGTGATGATGTAATTGCTGATGCTGCAGCTGCTGCAAGATCAGCACAACCAACTGGCAACACCTTCTTGACTACAAAAGTGCGCACGAAATTCCCATTCCTTCTTAAGCATTCTCTTCGTGAATACCAGCATATAGGGCTGGATTGGTTGGTTGCTATGTATGAGAAGAGGCTTAATGGAATTCTAGCAGACGAAATGGGTTTAGGCAAGACAATCATGACTATCTCCTTGCTTGCACACCTTGCGTGTGAGAAGGGGATATGGGGTCCTCATCTTATTGTCGTGCCGACTAGTGTTATGCTAAATTGGGAGACTGAATTTCTTAAGTGGTGTCCTGCTTTTAAAATACTGACTTATTTTGGAAGTGCAAAGGAGAGAAAGCAGAAACGTCAGGGCTGGATGAAACCAAATTACTTCCATGTTTGCATCACAACATATAGGCTTGTCATTCAGGACTCTAAAGTGTTTAAGCGAAAAAAGTGGAAGTATCTTATTCTTGATGAGGCTCATCTGATAAAGAACTGGAAATCACAGCGTTGGCAGACTTTGCTCAACTTTAATTCAAAGAGACGTATTCTTCTGACTGGAACTCCACTGCAAAATGACCTTATGGAACTTTGGTCCCTCATGCATTTTCTGATGCCTCATGTATTTCAGTCTCATCAGGAGTTCAAGGATTGGTTCTGCAATCCAATTTCTGGGATGGTGGAAGGCCAAGATAAAGTAAACAAAGAAGTTATAGATCGATTGCACAATGTCCTTCGTCCATTTATACTGCGTCGACTGAAAAGGGATGTTGAGAAACAGTTACCAAGGAAGCATGAGCATGTCATATATTGCCGACTTTCTAGAAGGCAAAGGAACTTGTATGAAGATTTTATCGCTACCTCAGAGACACAAGCAACACTGGCAAGTGGGAATTATTTTGGCATGATAAGCATCATTATGCAACTTAGAAAGGTCTGTAACCATCCAGATCTTTTTGAAGGTCGCCCAATAATAAGCTCATTTGATATGGCTGGGATTAACATGCAGCTCAGCTATTCAGTCTGCATGCTCCTTGATAAGAGTCCATTTTCTCAGGTGGACCTGTCTGATATGAATTTTGTGTTTACTCAAAATGAATTTAGCATGAGTTCCTGGGAAGCTGACGAGGTCATCTCTGCCTTTCCTTCAAGTATCACCTCCAGGAATTGTGACTTGGATATTTTTTGCTCTAATAAGGATCATCAGGGAAGTAATTTGACAAACATTTTTGAAGATATTCAGAAAGCCCTACAGGAGGAGAGAATAAAGGAATCCAGAGAAAGGGCAGCTTCCATTGCATGGTGGAATAGAGTTAGATGCCAAAAGAGGCCTGTCTATGGCACAAACACGAGACATGTTTTGACTGTAAATCATCCTGTATCAAATATTCTTGATAAGAGGAACAACCCTTTGTGCCACATGGACTATTCATCAAGCCTTGCAGATCTTGTTCTTCCATCTGTGGAACGCTTTCAGAAAATGCTTGATGTTGTTGAATCATTTACATTCGCAATTCCTGCTGCTCGAGCTCCTCCACCTGTTTGCTGGTGCAGCAAAGGAAAGCCTCCTGTTTTTATTGATCCGGAATATAGAGAAAAATGCATGAACAAGTTTTCTCCCACTCTGTCTCCTATAAGGTCTGCTATTGTTCGTCGTCAAGTCTACTTTCCTGATAGGCGTTTGATCCAGTTTGATTGTGGGAAGTTGCAGGAACTTGCAATTCTGTTAAGGCGTTTGAAGTTAGAAGGGCACAGGGCCTTGATATTTACTCAGATGACTAAGATGCTTGACGTCTTGGAAGAGTTCATAAATTTATATGGGTATACATATTTACGTTTAGATGGTTCTACTCCCCCAGAAGAGAGGCAGACTCTGATGCAGAGGTTCAACACAAACCCAAAGTTTTTCCTTTTCATTTTGTCCACTCGTAGTGGTGGTGTGGGAATCAACCTTGTAGGTGCAGACACTGTCATCTTCTATGACAGTGACTGGAACCCTGCAATGGACCTACAAGCACAGGACAGATGCCACAGGATTGGTCAGACTCGTGAAGTTCACATATATAGACTCATTAGTGAAAGCACTATAGAGGAGAACATTCTCAAGAAAGCAAATCAGAAACGAGCTCTTGATGATTTAGTGATACAACGTGGTAGCTACAATACGGAATTCTTCAAGAAACTTGATCCTATGGAGTTCTTTTCCGGGCACACGTCTCTCCATGCGGAAGATCAGGAGAAGAATTGCTCTACAACCGCGGGAGCTTCAAATGATGTGGATCTGGCTCTGTCAAATGCAGATGTTGAAGCAGCTATTAGACAGGCAGAAGATGAAGTTGACTATATGGCTCTCAAGAAGCTGGAGGAGGAAGAAGCCGTGGACAATCAAGAATTCAGTGaggaggttgctggcagaccagagGAGGATGAATTGGTTAATGAGGAGGATGGAAAACCTGATGAGCACATTAATGAAGAACACAAATACAACTCTTCTGATGTAGAGAAGGAGAAGCACATAACTTTGTCTACCAAgcgattgaatgatgaaaaggcTCTTACATTGGCTGTTGGTGATGAAGATACTGACATACTTGCTGATGTGAAACAGATGGCAgctgcagcagctgcagcagggcAAGCAAGTTCATCTTTTGAGAAccagctccggccaattgatagATATGCAATGCGCTTTATGGAACTCTGGGATCCAGTAATTGACAAAGCTGCTGTGAATCATCAAGTAAATGTTGAGGAGGAAGAATGGGAGCTTGATCGTattgaaaaactcaaagaggatTTGGAAGcagaaattgatgaagaccaagaACCACTGTCTTATGAAT CATGGGATGTTGATTTTGCTACAACAGCCTATCGGCAACATGTTGAGGCTTTAACTCAAAAGCAG TTGTTGGAAGAACAGGAAAGACAGGCTCAGGAAGCAGCAAAAGAGTTGGAGGAGAAGAATGATAATATGAG TCACCGCAGAAAGTcaaaaaagaacaaaaagaagACAGGCAAATTCAAGTCCCTGAAAAGAGTGCGTTTGTCGTCTGAATCAGAAGTCGTACTGGAGGAAACCTCTGTAGATACAATGAGCATTGATGACAATGCACCCTCACCTGAGCTTATAAGTGATGAATCGCCACACCATTATTCTAACAAGCGTAAGAAGATTATGTCTGCTACTGAGGAAGATAGTAACAGCAGAAGTTTAAAGAAGTTTAAGAAAACTACTAAGTCAAGTTTTATTTCtgaagccttgtcacctaggctGAAGGAGGACCTTAATGATTCAGATCCAAAATCAATGGCTAGAACTAAAAGTGATGGCAGAATTTCCATCCCTTGCATGCCAGTAAAACGTGTTATTGTAATAAAGCCTGAGAGATTGAAAAGGAAGGGAATATGGTCTCGAGATTGTGCTTCAGACTCATGGACATCTGAGGAAGATGCAGTTCTTTGTGGAACTGTGCATGAGTATGGTCCTCTTTGGGAATTGGCAAGTGATTTTCTTCATTCCTTGCCAGGTGGGTCCTATAGGGGAAGATATCATCATCCTGTGCATTGCTGTGAGAGATACAGAGAACTGTTCTGCAAACATGCAATATCAGCAACAGATAATTCTAACAGTGAAAAGGTTCCTTCTGGGACTGGAAAGGCTATACTTAGAGTATCCGAG GATCAAGCTCAGATGTTGGTGAATGTGACCAGTGAACTTCCTAACAATGAATTGCTTCTCCAGAAACACTTCATGGCTGTAATTTCGTCTGTCTGGAGATCAAAATGTCGCCGTGATCCCTGCTGTTTTATGAATACTTACTCTActgcattacatatgttttctCCTGTGAAGAAGCCTGGTGGATCAAGTGAGAACTGGCCCATGGTAAACTTTAGACCAAGCTTCAATCTAGTTAGGAAAGCCCTTGCAGATGCTCAGGCTAAGTCTACACTAATGGTGATTCCACCACCGTCAAGAAATCAGGAATACCGGCGGAATTATTTAGAATTAGAGTTAGATTTCTTGAAACATCAACATGCTTATGAGGAAGACTTCCCATCTGTAATAAATGTGTCCATACTGGAACCAGAACCATCCAAACAGGCTCCAGAGCCAGTGGAACAATCGTTATTGTCTGGACTTTCTTGCAGACAAGCTGAGAACCGACTCAG GATAGCATCAGAAGCTTGTTATGATGGTGATAGTTCTCATTGGGCATCATCAGCTTTCCACGTGAATGATGCCACCCGCCATAAATCTGGTTCAAAGTCCATAGGAAAGCACAAAGCAGCATCGGAATCTGGTAGACCTACCAAATCCAAAGTCCAGAAGATTACTGAATCGCATCAGGAAGGGCCAACTGTCATGAGTAATTTTCTCCGTATGCCTGCTCAACTATTGCCAAGTACAGCTGACTTCCACATTAGTGACTCCCTATCTGAATTTGGTATCAGCGATTCTGAATTCCACTACTCCGAGGATCTCTTGCAAGAGGTCGACGATCTTGAGTTCTTCCCAGATCAGGGTGACTCTGGTCTCCTTCCTGGTATTGAAGAGTTAGAACCTCTTTCAGATTTCACAGATATCGGATGA